The following are encoded in a window of Phaseolus vulgaris cultivar G19833 chromosome 3, P. vulgaris v2.0, whole genome shotgun sequence genomic DNA:
- the LOC137808411 gene encoding S-adenosyl-L-methionine:benzoic acid/salicylic acid carboxyl methyltransferase 2-like, whose product MEVAQVLCMNGGVGDASYAKNSLVQLKGICLTKSIREEAITSLYCSALPRSLAIADLGCSSGPNTLFVVSELIETVEKLCRQLNHKSPEYKVFLNDLPGNDFNNIFKSIDSFKEKLQNEMESGPCYFSGVPGSFYGRVFPSQSLHFVHSSYSLHWLSKVPEGVDNKGNIYICRTSPSNVVRAYYDQFRRDFCLFLKCRAEEVVEGGRMVLTFLGRSNEDPCSKNNVCYIWELMASALNDMVSQGMIKEEQVDSFNIPQYTPSPSEVELEVLKEGSFSINLSELNWDTLDFEPERFESIGDDVAQWMRALAEPMLVSHFGEDIIEEVFTRYKQILAHRLSKEKTQLISVTLLLTRKT is encoded by the exons TGTTTGACAAAGTCAATAAGAGAGGAAGCCATAACTAGCCTCTATTGCAGTGCACTCCCCAGAAGTTTGGCAATTGCAGATTTGGGTTGCTCTTCTGGACCAAATACTTTGTTTGTTGTGTCTGAACTCATCGAGACTGTGGAGAAGCTTTGCCGACAGCTGAACCATAAATCTCCAGAATACAAGGTTTTTCTAAATGATCTCCCTGGGAATGACTTCAACAACATCTTTAAGTCCATTGACAGCTTtaaagagaaattgcaaaatgaaatggaaagTGGTCCATGCTACTTCTCTGGGGTTCCCGGATCTTTCTATGGCAGGGTTTTCCCAAGTCAAAGTTTGCATTTTGTCCACTCCTCTTACAGTCTTCATTGGCTATCTAAG GTTCCTGAGGGTGTAGACAACAAGGGAAATATCTATATATGTAGAACAAGCCCATCAAATGTTGTGAGAGCTTACTATGACCAATTTCGAAGAGATTTCTGTCTTTTTCTCAAGTGTCGAGCAGAGGAAGTAGTTGAAGGAGGTCGTATGGTTCTGACATTTTTGGGGAGAAGCAACGAGGATCCATGTAGCAAGAATAACGTTTGCTACATTTGGGAGCTTATGGCTTCGGCTCTTAATGATATGGTTTCTCAG GGAATGATAAAGGAAGAGCAAGTAGATAGTTTTAACATCCCACAATACACTCCATCACCATCTGAAGTGGAATTGGAAGTTCTTAAAGAAGGATCCTTTTCTATCAATCTGTCTGAATTGAACTGGGACACTCTTGACTTTGAACCTGAAAGGTTTGAATCAATTGGTGATGATGTGGCGCAGTGGATGAGGGCTTTGGCAGAACCTATGCTGGTTAGTCACTTTGGTGAAGACATCATTGAAGAGGTTTTCACCCGCTACAAACAAATCTTGGCTCATCGTTTGTCCAAGGAGAAAACTCAGCTCATCAGTGTCACTTTATTATTGACTAGAAAAACATGA